The Nitrospirota bacterium genome has a window encoding:
- a CDS encoding glycosyltransferase produces MERTVRFDKQPAGQIDTKMSGLFISVITPSLNSARYIKDAIESVLSQGYPNFEHIVVDGGSTDETLEILKSYPHLKWISEPDSGQSDAMNKGFSMCRGDIVVYLNSDDYLEPGAFSAVLPYFERGGKFVVGNVRVLSENGTFWINEPHVDFSSMLRWWRFNSFCYNPGGYFFLKEVLDTVGLFDTQNHYTMDWDFLLRSALRYKFCKIDVLLATYRRFDGTKSKENICFENNLFTFSKVYWKYLPVFERVKIFIEFNCIDIIRFNRFIGKAAHFVYFVKFQIIDTMEFLERFFILNFVKNIAIFGASPEGEKFLIKCRRKSVDVKFFIDISVEADSFNGLPLYDLNKCTDDRCFADIDAILIADSKRKNKIKRMLDSTGFKKPIA; encoded by the coding sequence TTGGAGAGAACAGTTCGGTTTGACAAACAACCGGCAGGACAAATAGACACAAAGATGTCCGGACTTTTCATATCAGTTATAACACCGTCTTTAAACAGTGCAAGATACATCAAAGATGCCATTGAAAGTGTGCTTTCTCAGGGGTATCCGAATTTTGAACACATTGTGGTGGATGGCGGCTCAACGGATGAAACGTTAGAAATACTCAAAAGCTATCCCCACCTTAAATGGATATCTGAGCCTGACAGTGGGCAGTCGGATGCAATGAACAAGGGGTTTTCTATGTGTAGGGGGGACATTGTCGTTTATTTAAACAGCGATGACTACTTAGAGCCGGGGGCTTTCAGTGCAGTGTTGCCATATTTTGAAAGAGGCGGGAAATTTGTCGTAGGCAATGTGCGGGTACTTAGTGAAAATGGAACTTTTTGGATAAATGAGCCTCATGTTGATTTTAGTTCAATGCTCAGGTGGTGGAGGTTTAACTCATTTTGCTATAACCCAGGGGGGTATTTCTTTCTAAAGGAGGTGCTTGATACAGTCGGGCTTTTCGATACCCAAAACCACTACACTATGGATTGGGATTTCCTGCTAAGGTCTGCCTTGCGTTATAAGTTTTGTAAAATTGATGTATTACTTGCAACCTATCGCCGTTTTGACGGCACAAAGTCCAAAGAAAACATATGTTTTGAAAATAATCTTTTTACGTTTTCCAAAGTGTACTGGAAATACCTGCCAGTTTTTGAGCGTGTGAAGATATTTATCGAATTTAACTGCATAGATATTATCCGTTTTAACCGGTTCATCGGTAAGGCAGCACATTTCGTATATTTTGTGAAGTTTCAAATCATTGATACTATGGAGTTTCTTGAAAGGTTCTTTATTCTTAATTTTGTTAAGAATATTGCCATATTTGGGGCAAGCCCGGAGGGTGAAAAATTCCTAATAAAGTGCAGAAGAAAGAGCGTGGATGTTAAATTTTTCATAGATATATCAGTTGAGGCCGATTCCTTTAACGGGCTTCCCCTGTATGATCTCAATAAGTGCACAGATGATAGATGCTTTGCTGACATTGATGCCATACTTATAGCCGACAGCAAAAGAAAAAACAAAATAAAACGTATGCTGGATTCAACAGGATTTAAAAAGCCGATTGCCTGA
- the lpxK gene encoding tetraacyldisaccharide 4'-kinase — protein MNVVEYIYYAGYRLSRRRGLSKQRQLPHKTISVGNLTLGGTGKTPLVIAIAEEAKKYGYFPCILTRGYRGKAKNPVFVSKGDGPLTEYHQSGDEPYLMALRLKGVEIIKGADRYEAGVMSEGANLFIIDDGFQHWRVKRDIDVVLIDSVSGFGNGRLFPMGPLREPVSELRRANVVVLTKSASNGKAVSSDLYRFDRTDTLKKIEITDHIYKASHRAAYLITPNGEKLPLNLMTGKRVYAFCGIANPQSFSDSLKELGANVLKLKTFRDHYGYKASDIKSIMAQAHSVSAEAIITTEKDLIKLRNFDNSSLFALGIDFIIDDEFYKEILLGI, from the coding sequence ATGAACGTTGTTGAATACATTTACTATGCTGGGTACAGGTTAAGCCGGAGGCGGGGGCTAAGCAAACAGCGGCAACTACCCCATAAAACCATAAGCGTGGGCAATCTCACCCTTGGCGGAACCGGCAAGACCCCCCTTGTTATAGCCATAGCTGAGGAGGCAAAAAAATACGGATATTTCCCGTGTATATTAACAAGAGGGTACAGGGGCAAAGCTAAAAACCCAGTGTTTGTCTCAAAAGGGGACGGCCCGCTTACAGAGTATCACCAAAGCGGTGATGAACCGTACTTGATGGCGCTTCGGCTAAAAGGGGTTGAAATTATAAAGGGCGCTGACAGATACGAGGCAGGTGTAATGTCTGAAGGCGCTAACCTATTTATAATTGACGATGGTTTTCAACACTGGAGGGTTAAGCGGGATATAGACGTGGTTTTGATTGATTCAGTGTCGGGTTTTGGAAACGGCAGACTGTTTCCTATGGGACCTCTGAGGGAGCCCGTTAGTGAGCTAAGGCGTGCTAATGTGGTTGTGCTGACAAAAAGTGCCTCAAATGGAAAAGCCGTAAGCAGTGACCTGTACCGCTTTGACAGAACTGATACGCTTAAAAAAATAGAAATCACTGACCATATATATAAAGCCTCGCACAGGGCAGCTTATTTGATAACACCGAACGGAGAGAAATTACCGCTGAACTTGATGACCGGTAAAAGAGTGTATGCTTTTTGCGGAATAGCTAATCCTCAGTCATTTTCAGATTCTCTGAAAGAGCTTGGCGCCAATGTCTTAAAACTAAAGACATTCCGTGACCATTATGGCTATAAAGCATCGGATATCAAAAGTATTATGGCACAGGCGCACTCAGTATCCGCTGAGGCCATTATAACTACCGAAAAGGATTTGATAAAACTCAGAAATTTCGATAACAGCAGCCTTTTTGCTCTTGGGATTGATTTTATAATTGATGATGAGTTTTATAAAGAAATTCTGCTTGGTATCTAG
- the rpsO gene encoding 30S ribosomal protein S15, whose protein sequence is MTQTKESKLAMITEFRVHEKDTGSPEVQIALLNDRMKYLSEHFRFHTKDHHSRRGLLKIVARRKKLLDYLKSKDIKRYKTLIERLGIRK, encoded by the coding sequence TTGACTCAGACTAAAGAGAGCAAGCTGGCTATGATAACAGAGTTCAGGGTTCACGAGAAAGATACAGGCTCTCCGGAGGTTCAGATAGCTCTTCTGAATGACAGGATGAAGTATCTTTCTGAGCATTTCAGGTTTCATACCAAAGACCATCATTCACGCAGGGGTCTGTTAAAAATTGTGGCAAGAAGGAAAAAACTTCTTGACTATTTAAAATCAAAGGATATCAAGCGGTATAAGACATTAATCGAGCGTCTTGGTATCAGAAAGTAG
- the pnp gene encoding polyribonucleotide nucleotidyltransferase — protein MKSVEVEIRGKKLVLETGLLAKQSDGAVVAKYGNTIVLATAVADKRIVEGKDFFPLTIDYQEKAYAAGKIPGGFLKREGRPSEKEVLTSRLTDRPLRPLFTKGFNSETQGVVSLLSFGDENVSDVLGITAISAALTISDIPFEGPVASVRVGRIDGELVINPSLSELEGLDMSLVVAGTKDAVTMVEGGALEVSEEVLIEAIDYAHQEIKKICAAQEELRKLVGKPKRDVPEVKDNGELIAAVKNFCLEKMNGLVAIPGKLIRQKALDGLLDDTIKAICIGDNEGKERVIATIFEDIEKDIIRSMILDKGTRADGRDLNTVRNIDCLVGFLPKVHGSALFVRGETQALVAVTLGTSSDEQRVDALEGDSYKSFMLHYNFPPFSVGEVKPLKSPGRREIGHGALAERSIKPVIPSSENFPYTIRVVSDILESNGSSSMASVCGATLALMDAGVPISNPVAGIAMGLVKEGDKVAVLTDILGLEDHLGDMDFKVAGTQHGITAFQMDVKIQGVTREILVDALQRAKNGRLHILGKITEAIAAPRENLSPNAPRIHQMQIRMDKIKDVIGSGGKVIKSIVEQTGAKIDINDDGVITIASSDEESLTRTKAIILGIVEDAEVGRIYHGKVKKIMDFGAFVEILPGTDGLLHISQIAKERINKVTDVLQEGDEVDVKVIEIDRAGKIKLSRKEVLLEQQQ, from the coding sequence TTGAAATCAGTAGAGGTGGAGATACGCGGAAAGAAGTTAGTGCTTGAAACCGGCCTTTTGGCCAAACAATCAGATGGGGCAGTGGTTGCAAAATACGGCAACACGATAGTGCTTGCTACGGCAGTGGCCGACAAGCGGATAGTTGAAGGTAAGGATTTTTTTCCTCTCACCATAGATTATCAGGAAAAGGCTTATGCAGCAGGGAAAATTCCAGGCGGATTTTTAAAAAGAGAGGGCAGACCGTCTGAAAAAGAGGTGCTGACCTCCCGTCTGACAGACAGACCTCTGAGACCTCTGTTTACAAAGGGGTTTAATTCAGAAACTCAGGGAGTGGTGTCACTTTTGTCTTTTGGAGATGAAAACGTATCCGACGTGCTGGGGATAACTGCAATATCAGCTGCTTTAACAATATCGGATATTCCGTTTGAGGGGCCTGTAGCATCAGTCAGAGTGGGACGCATAGACGGTGAGCTCGTGATTAACCCTTCTTTGTCAGAGCTTGAAGGTCTTGACATGAGTCTTGTTGTCGCAGGAACCAAAGATGCCGTGACAATGGTTGAGGGTGGAGCGCTTGAGGTCTCTGAAGAGGTACTCATAGAAGCTATAGACTATGCTCATCAGGAAATCAAAAAAATATGTGCGGCTCAGGAAGAACTCCGCAAGTTGGTTGGTAAACCCAAACGTGATGTGCCTGAGGTCAAAGACAATGGCGAGTTGATTGCCGCCGTCAAAAATTTCTGCCTTGAAAAGATGAATGGTTTGGTAGCTATCCCCGGTAAACTCATAAGGCAGAAGGCACTTGATGGGTTACTTGATGATACCATAAAGGCAATCTGTATTGGTGATAATGAGGGGAAAGAAAGAGTAATCGCAACCATTTTCGAGGACATCGAAAAAGATATCATCAGGAGCATGATTTTAGACAAGGGAACACGCGCAGACGGCAGAGACCTTAACACAGTAAGAAACATAGACTGTTTAGTTGGGTTTTTACCAAAGGTGCACGGTTCGGCTCTGTTTGTAAGAGGCGAAACACAAGCCCTTGTTGCCGTAACTTTGGGGACGTCCTCGGATGAGCAGCGTGTGGATGCACTTGAGGGGGATTCATATAAGTCCTTTATGCTTCACTATAATTTCCCTCCGTTTAGTGTTGGAGAAGTAAAGCCGTTAAAGTCACCCGGAAGGAGAGAAATCGGTCACGGAGCTCTTGCCGAGCGGTCAATAAAACCGGTAATTCCCTCATCAGAGAATTTTCCATACACTATAAGAGTTGTATCGGACATTTTGGAATCAAACGGCTCCTCCTCTATGGCCTCAGTGTGCGGAGCAACGCTTGCGCTTATGGATGCCGGAGTTCCGATTTCAAACCCAGTGGCCGGTATTGCAATGGGACTTGTTAAAGAAGGCGATAAAGTGGCAGTGCTTACGGATATTCTCGGTCTTGAAGATCACCTTGGCGATATGGACTTTAAGGTAGCTGGCACGCAGCACGGAATTACAGCCTTTCAAATGGATGTTAAGATACAGGGCGTCACAAGAGAGATTTTGGTTGATGCGCTTCAGAGGGCTAAAAATGGCCGCTTGCATATCTTAGGGAAAATCACGGAGGCTATTGCCGCACCGAGAGAGAATCTCTCTCCGAATGCTCCAAGAATCCACCAGATGCAGATACGTATGGACAAGATAAAAGACGTAATTGGCTCAGGCGGTAAGGTAATTAAGAGTATTGTTGAACAGACCGGTGCAAAGATTGATATTAATGACGACGGTGTTATCACCATTGCCTCAAGTGACGAGGAATCCCTTACAAGGACAAAGGCTATAATTCTGGGTATTGTAGAGGATGCCGAGGTCGGCAGGATTTATCATGGCAAAGTCAAAAAAATCATGGACTTTGGCGCTTTTGTTGAGATACTACCTGGCACGGACGGGCTTTTGCATATTTCTCAGATAGCAAAAGAGCGGATAAATAAGGTCACGGATGTGTTACAAGAGGGCGATGAGGTAGATGTTAAGGTTATAGAGATAGACAGAGCCGGAAAGATTAAACTCAGCCGGAAAGAGGTATTACTGGAGCAGCAGCAATAG
- a CDS encoding insulinase family protein: MYKKGYLENGTPIVTETVAGMRSVSIGIWVKVGARVERCEKNGISHFIEHMFFKGTKNRTQEQIATEIDYLGGDLNAFTTRENTTYYVKVLKEHVNEAVDILTDIYLNSLFREQDILKEQEIISEEIKMVEDTPDDYIHDLFYTDIWGQSGLGLPVLGTQETVHEITRNDITAHLSAHYGTQDVVISCAGNINHEAMLTLFNSKIAAIRSDSNPSAETKLIEKKPFSASLKVYKKDFSEVHICMGIEGVKQNSTLRYPFLILNTIYGAGVSSRLFQEVREKRGLAYSIFSFLSSYADTGVFGVYAATGKKKYVEVIDTIIKEMDSLKNNIKDDELQRAKNQLKGNLLMGLESTSGRMQNIARQEIYYGRYYSPGQIIRGIERVKMKHVYDIIEAFIDNVPKAVTVFGPADAAKLKGVV, translated from the coding sequence ATGTACAAAAAAGGTTATCTTGAAAATGGAACTCCGATAGTTACAGAAACAGTGGCGGGTATGCGCTCTGTCAGCATAGGGATATGGGTAAAGGTAGGAGCTCGAGTTGAAAGGTGTGAAAAAAACGGGATATCTCACTTTATAGAACATATGTTTTTTAAAGGTACAAAGAACCGGACTCAGGAACAAATCGCAACAGAAATAGACTATCTCGGAGGTGATTTAAACGCTTTTACAACCAGAGAGAACACCACTTACTACGTAAAAGTGCTAAAAGAGCATGTCAATGAGGCTGTGGATATTCTCACGGATATATATTTAAATTCATTATTTAGGGAGCAGGATATTCTCAAAGAGCAGGAGATAATCTCTGAGGAAATAAAAATGGTGGAAGACACCCCTGATGACTACATTCACGATCTGTTTTATACCGATATATGGGGACAGAGCGGTCTGGGTCTGCCTGTGCTTGGCACACAAGAAACAGTGCACGAAATAACAAGAAACGATATAACAGCACACTTAAGCGCTCACTACGGAACTCAGGATGTGGTAATTTCCTGTGCCGGAAACATTAACCACGAGGCAATGCTAACATTGTTTAACAGTAAAATCGCTGCCATCCGTTCCGATTCCAACCCGTCCGCTGAAACTAAACTCATTGAAAAGAAACCCTTTTCGGCCTCACTAAAAGTGTATAAGAAGGACTTTTCTGAAGTGCACATATGTATGGGCATAGAGGGGGTAAAACAAAACAGTACACTCAGGTATCCGTTTCTTATTCTTAACACTATATACGGTGCAGGGGTCAGCTCCCGTTTGTTTCAGGAGGTGCGGGAAAAGCGCGGGCTTGCGTACTCCATATTTTCGTTTCTGTCTTCATATGCTGATACTGGTGTGTTTGGGGTATATGCGGCAACTGGTAAGAAAAAATACGTTGAGGTCATAGATACAATAATAAAGGAGATGGATTCATTAAAGAACAATATAAAAGACGATGAATTGCAGAGGGCAAAAAATCAGCTAAAGGGTAACCTTCTGATGGGTCTTGAGTCCACATCCGGCCGTATGCAAAACATAGCCCGGCAGGAAATATACTACGGCAGGTACTACAGTCCGGGGCAGATTATAAGAGGTATCGAGCGTGTGAAGATGAAACATGTTTATGACATAATAGAGGCTTTTATAGACAATGTGCCTAAAGCAGTTACGGTTTTTGGCCCTGCGGATGCCGCTAAATTAAAGGGCGTGGTCTAG
- a CDS encoding response regulator — MTHNDELLKNLTILYVEDEVNIRELITRFLKRRVAAVYEAQNGKEGLDIYTSHKSEIDLVITDIQMPVMDGMAMIEEILIQDAAQPIIITTAYKDSSHTSDRVCRNIFKPINLEYLTESILFCVGMSPENEAS, encoded by the coding sequence ATGACACATAATGATGAATTATTGAAAAATTTGACAATACTGTATGTTGAGGATGAGGTTAATATCAGGGAACTGATTACACGCTTTTTAAAAAGACGGGTTGCAGCCGTTTATGAAGCGCAAAATGGCAAAGAGGGTTTGGATATTTATACATCACACAAATCAGAGATTGATTTAGTGATAACCGATATTCAAATGCCCGTTATGGATGGCATGGCGATGATAGAGGAAATCCTGATACAAGATGCAGCACAGCCTATTATAATAACCACAGCGTATAAAGACTCTTCTCACACAAGCGACAGGGTTTGCAGAAATATATTTAAACCAATCAATCTGGAGTATTTGACTGAGAGTATTTTGTTTTGTGTGGGTATGAGTCCTGAAAATGAGGCATCATAA
- a CDS encoding PAS domain-containing sensor histidine kinase, whose amino-acid sequence MENHKDLQPCKIFYKLATLKTVWLMLVFLFAAEILTAIITPTMSFLFHRKVYYDYLITGFVAAFIVSLVVLSILLSLINMLSLERKKFINILNAMEDGVYIISRDYNIEYINPIIEKEFGKKDGKKCYNYLHDRAEPCPWCNTQKVFSGEQIHTQVFCSKNNKTYELFDTSVITHNGDLSKLGIIHDITKRKQMDEEIKTINQKLQNRVVEEVAKNRTKDQLMFEQSRHISMGELLMNISHHWRQPLCSIGLSIQDIKEAYMYGELDGKYLDNNIKSAMSDLNDLSETLDKFRNLYTYEKEQTEFNASEAIDKAEVLISGYIKNMGIRIEKELDRSLIIKGFQNEFTQIILNILTNAKDKFEQKSIPDGIIRVKLNKDAATDRMIISVLDNGGEIPNDIINKVFEPYFTTKDKAQRTGMGLYMSKVIVEQNMKGTLSARNNDGWCDFRIEI is encoded by the coding sequence GTGGAAAATCATAAAGATTTACAACCGTGTAAAATTTTTTATAAGTTGGCGACGCTTAAAACCGTGTGGTTAATGTTGGTTTTTCTTTTTGCAGCTGAGATTCTAACCGCAATTATTACGCCAACAATGAGTTTTTTGTTCCATAGAAAAGTTTATTATGATTATCTTATCACTGGATTTGTAGCAGCTTTTATAGTGTCTCTGGTGGTTCTCTCTATTTTGTTATCTTTAATAAATATGTTATCTTTAGAACGTAAAAAGTTTATCAATATACTAAATGCAATGGAGGACGGTGTATATATTATAAGCCGAGACTATAATATTGAGTATATTAATCCAATCATTGAAAAAGAATTTGGGAAAAAAGATGGGAAAAAATGCTACAACTATCTCCATGACAGAGCTGAACCTTGCCCATGGTGTAATACTCAAAAGGTTTTTTCCGGGGAACAGATACATACACAAGTGTTCTGCTCTAAAAACAATAAGACTTATGAACTCTTTGATACTTCAGTTATCACCCACAATGGAGATCTATCAAAGTTAGGGATAATTCATGATATTACTAAACGTAAACAAATGGATGAAGAGATAAAGACTATAAACCAGAAATTGCAAAACAGGGTGGTAGAGGAGGTAGCAAAAAACCGCACTAAAGATCAGTTGATGTTTGAACAATCACGGCATATATCCATGGGGGAACTGCTGATGAATATCTCTCATCACTGGCGGCAACCACTATGTTCAATCGGGCTTTCAATTCAGGATATAAAAGAAGCATACATGTATGGTGAGTTAGATGGGAAATATCTGGATAATAATATAAAAAGTGCTATGTCTGACCTGAACGATTTATCAGAGACATTAGATAAATTCAGAAATTTATATACATATGAAAAAGAACAGACAGAATTTAACGCTTCAGAAGCAATAGACAAAGCAGAGGTTCTTATCTCCGGATATATCAAAAATATGGGTATTAGAATTGAAAAAGAATTAGACAGGAGTTTGATTATAAAAGGGTTTCAGAATGAGTTTACCCAGATAATTTTAAATATTTTGACTAACGCAAAAGATAAGTTTGAACAGAAGAGTATACCCGATGGAATTATCAGGGTGAAATTGAATAAAGATGCTGCTACTGACAGAATGATTATATCTGTTTTAGATAATGGTGGTGAAATTCCAAATGATATAATAAACAAAGTATTTGAGCCATACTTTACCACTAAAGATAAGGCACAGAGAACCGGAATGGGGTTATATATGTCAAAGGTAATAGTGGAGCAAAACATGAAAGGCACACTTTCTGCCAGAAACAATGATGGATGGTGTGACTTTAGGATAGAGATATGA
- a CDS encoding amidohydrolase: MKVSDSLFKWMVEIRRTIHRTPELGFTEHKTSALICRKLQELGLDYTAGVAGTGVLGRITTRSGSKTIAVRADMDALPVSEETGLEFASCVPGVMHACGHDGHVAIALGAAALLKENPPPGNVLFVFQPDEEGTGGAKPMVEAGVLNGVSAIFGGHLDLHYKTGEIAIKPGVNTAFTNGFDVEITGRGGHAARPHEAIDSVLIACQMVLQIQTIVSRMIDPLSPAVITIGKIQAGTVNNAIAENALIKGTIRTIDTITRETIFNKLHALAGSLAGFYNAEIKVTIHSGYPSVVNDPGMYEIAKEAAILAAGREKVIEFPNPVMGGEDFAFFAQIVPACFVRYGALGNTNEHAGSAHSSRFDFDETAMITAAGFMANAVTMALKKL; the protein is encoded by the coding sequence ATGAAAGTAAGCGACAGTCTTTTTAAGTGGATGGTGGAAATCAGGCGCACTATCCATAGAACACCGGAATTGGGTTTTACTGAACATAAAACCAGTGCTCTTATCTGTAGAAAGCTGCAGGAGCTGGGGCTTGATTACACAGCAGGAGTTGCCGGTACCGGCGTGCTCGGCAGGATTACAACCCGCTCAGGCTCAAAGACGATAGCTGTCAGAGCCGATATGGATGCGCTTCCGGTTTCAGAGGAAACCGGTCTTGAGTTTGCCTCATGTGTGCCAGGCGTGATGCACGCCTGTGGCCACGACGGCCACGTGGCAATAGCGCTGGGAGCTGCAGCCCTGCTCAAAGAAAATCCGCCTCCTGGTAATGTGCTCTTTGTGTTTCAGCCCGATGAGGAGGGCACAGGAGGGGCAAAGCCAATGGTCGAGGCCGGAGTTCTTAACGGAGTAAGCGCCATATTTGGCGGTCATCTGGATTTACACTATAAAACAGGAGAGATTGCCATTAAACCCGGGGTTAACACGGCATTTACAAATGGCTTTGACGTGGAGATAACTGGCCGGGGCGGCCACGCTGCAAGACCTCACGAGGCGATTGATTCGGTTTTGATAGCCTGCCAGATGGTTTTGCAGATTCAGACCATAGTCTCACGGATGATTGACCCGCTTTCGCCTGCCGTTATAACTATCGGTAAAATTCAGGCTGGTACGGTTAATAATGCCATAGCAGAGAACGCTCTCATAAAAGGAACTATACGCACCATAGACACAATTACACGTGAAACGATTTTTAATAAGTTACATGCGCTTGCTGGGAGCCTTGCTGGGTTTTACAATGCTGAGATTAAAGTAACCATACACAGCGGATATCCCTCGGTGGTCAATGACCCAGGTATGTATGAAATAGCAAAGGAGGCTGCAATTTTAGCAGCCGGCAGGGAAAAGGTTATAGAGTTTCCAAATCCGGTGATGGGGGGTGAGGATTTTGCTTTTTTTGCGCAGATTGTGCCCGCATGTTTTGTGCGGTACGGCGCCCTCGGCAACACAAATGAACACGCAGGCAGTGCCCATAGCAGCCGTTTTGACTTTGATGAAACCGCTATGATTACCGCAGCCGGGTTTATGGCTAACGCTGTTACTATGGCATTAAAAAAATTATGA